One Streptomyces marianii genomic window, GGCGCAGCCCTCCGGCCGGAGCCGCAGCGTCCACCAGCCGCCGTGGCTCGCCGGGTTCTCCGAGGACCTTCAGCAGGCGATTCCCATCGCCTTCGACGCGTTCTGGAACGAGTTCGACGGCCTGCCGACCACCGAGCTCATCGACGCACTCGACGCTCGGCAGATGACGGCCATCGCGCGCCGTGTCAGGCCCGGAGGCCGGATGGCCACCAGGGTGAGCACCCGGGCCGAGTTCCTCGTACGTCACCTCCTGTGCGTCATCCGTGACGCCCAGCCCGAGGCCACCGCCGTGACTTCGCCTTCCGCCGTCCCGGCTCAGAGCGTTCAGCCGAAGCCGACCGATGCCGCCACCCTGACCGAGGCGGTCACCGCGGCGATCTCCGCAGCGGCGCAGTCGAAGACCCCGACGATCGTGGTCCTCAACTTCCCGCAGTGACCACTCCGGAGGCTGCGCAGACCGCTCCTGCGCAGCCTCCGCCCCGCCCCCGCCGCGGGCCGCACCCCAGGAGCCACGATCCGCACCATCGCTCGCAACCACACCCGAGTCCTTGCCGATCTGCGCCAGGAACTGACCCTCTGCACCCGCCACAACGGCGCCCAGGACACCACTGGAACGCCCGCGGAAGGATACGAGGCATGGGCGGCGTACGACACGAACCGGCACGCCCTCGTCCGCGAACTCGACCCCCGCGCAGGAACGTACGAGATCCGCATCAACGGCCGTCTGCGCTACGAGTTGCGCCGCCCGGCCCCGCCCGGACGTATCGACGTCGTCGTCGACCGCGACCCGGACGCCGATACGGACGTCACCGTGTACCTCGACGGTGCGAAGGTCACCGGCAGCCGACTGGCCGTCCACGTCGTGGACCCGGGTGCAGGCGGCCCCGACCACGAATGGTTCAACTCCACCACCACGCACGCCGCGGACGTCCCCGAAGCGGTCGCCGACGAGATCGACAGCCTTGCCCAGGGCTACCACGACCGCCACGCGTGCCGGGACGCGCGCTGCAGGGCCCTCCCTCTCGCCGACGACCGGACCGCGGACAACCTGCTGTGACCCGACCGGACCGCCGCCGCTCGGACTACGGCACCTGCACCGCCTGCGGCGAGCCCATCGAGTACATGTGGCGCGGAGCAGTCCTGCGCCCTCACCTCAACCCCGATTGGTACCTGTGCCGGGGAGGAGAGCGGCTCCCGAAGAAAGCCGCCGACCCCGATGACTGACACCACCGACGTCGCCACCCGCACCAGAAGCCGCGACCGCTGAGCAGGACTCCCTCTCGTACTGCGCGACGGAGCCGCCCGCGTCAGCAGCGCCCGCAGACGCTCCGGCGGGCATGGCGCCATCGACCCGCCTGTTCAGGGCAGCCCGGTCTGGCGACTGGAAGACGTCCCGACAGCAAGCTCCCGCCACTGCTGTACGGCACAGGACATCGACTCCGTCCTGAGCGTCAAGCCCACAGCTCTGCGACCAGCGGACTCTGTCCACAGCCCGGCCCACGCACCATCGCCCTTTCCCCACCTGCATGATCTCCGAGGAGACCGAATGCCGACCCGACCCAAGCGCCGCTCCGGCGCCGGGGCGAGCGCCCAGGCCATGGCCGACAGCATCCGCGCGACCGAGCGCAGAAGGCAGCACCGCACCGCCGCATGGGCGATCCCTCTGATGGTCGCCCCCGTCGCACTTGCCGCCGGGTACTTCGCGGCCTGCGTGACCAACTGGCAGGCCGGCACTGCCGTCGCCCTGGTGACGGTCGTGCTCGCCCTGCGCCGCATCTACCGCACCAAGGGCAGCACGTGGGCTACCGGTGCCGCCGGCGAACGCCGCACGCGCTGGATCCTTGCTCCGCTCGTCTGGTTCGGGCTCGGCCGCTGGGCGGTCCTCCACGACCGCCAGATACCTCGATCCCGCGCCAACCTGGATCATCTCGTCCTGGGAAAGTGCGGTCCGGTCTACGTCGACACCAAGACCTGGAAGGCGAAGAACGCCAAGGTGCACATGCGCGGCGGAACACTCTGGTACGGCAGGCACCCACAGCAGAAAACCCTCGAGACGGTTCAGTGGGAAGCCAGCCGGGCCGCCGAAGTCCTCGGCCACCGCGTTCAGGCAGTCGTCGCAGTCCATCACGCCGCCGTACCCCCCGGCGGGCTGGTCAGCCACGGCGTGACCATCATCCAGTCCACTGAGCTCCGCCGCTTCCTGCGAGCTCTGCCCAAGGAGCCGGGCTGGGACCGAGCCCGCGTCCGGCAAGCCGCTCTCCTTGCCGAGCAGCATCTACGCCCCGCAGCGTGACCGAAGCCCCCCGACCGACGCACGAGGTACCCCCACCATGACCATCGCCATTGTCGACGGATACTCGACCGGAGCCGCTCTGGCCCGGCGGCTGCACAGCCTGGACCAGCCCTGCATCCACGTCCGAAGCCAGCCCCACGTCAGCGGGTACCTGCGCCGGTCGTTCGACCCGGACTCCTACATCACCGACCTTGGCCACGACCCCGACCTCCAGGCGGTCGCCCACCGTCTGCGCGAGCTCGGCGCCACGAGGATCACCGCCGGCGCCGAGTCCGGAGTCACTCTCGCCGAGCGGCTCTCCCTCCTCCTCGGGCTGCCCACCAACTCGGCCGAACACATAGCCGCCCGGCGGGACAAACACCTGATGGCTCAAGCTGTCGCCGCGGCGGGTCTGGCGACGCCCCAGGCCACCTTGGCCACGACGCCGGGAGAAGCCGCTGCCTGGTTCCAGGCGTCCGGACTGCCTGCGGCCGTCGTGAAACCCCTGTCGTCCGCCGGCACCGACAACGTCACGTTCTGCTCCACCGCCCTGCAGGTCGAAACCGCCAGCGCCGCCGTCCTGGCGGCCCGCACGGTCTTCGGTGAGCCCAACCGCGCCGTCCTCGTACAGGAACGCCTGAGGGGACCCGAGTTCTACATCAACACCGTCTCCTACGACGGCCACCACCGCGTCGCGGAGATCTGGCGCTACGTCAAGCAGGTCGGAGCCGACTCCACACCGCTCTACGACTACGAAGAGCCAGTCGAAGCCACCACCCAGATCGCCAAGACCCTGCGGCACTTCACCTTCGCCGTCCTCGACGCGCTCGGCATCCGTTCCACGCCCGCACACACCGAAGTCATGCTCACCTCCCGAGGACCCGTACTGATCGAGACCGGAGCCCGGCTGGGCGGCGCGACCCAACCCGACATCGTCGAGCGCTACTCCGGCGTTTCGCAGACCGCGCTGACAGCGGCAACCCTCCTTGACCCCCAACACCTCCTGGACTTCCAGGACACCCACACCACCTGGAGCGCGACGGTCCGCAACGTCGAGTTCGTCAACCACCGCCACGGACCGGCCGACGCCCGCGCTGCTCAGAGGATCGCCAGGCTCCCCAGCGCGGTCGCCGTCGTCTCCGCAGTCGAACCCGGCGAGCAGATCGCTCCGACAGCCGACCTGCTGACCTCTCCCGGCTACGCCTACCTGGCCGCCGACGAGCGGTCCGCCGTGGAACGGGACTACGCCCGCCTGCGACGCTGGGAGCGCCAGGGCCTGCACACCGTCTGAGCCCGCCCGGAGCGAGGCGGGCACGAAATTCAGTGGCAACCGCCTCGGACGCTCGCATATGATCAGCCAGTACGCCCTGGGTAGCAGTCACTGCCACGCACACTGTCCGGGGTAGAGCCCCCTGAGCCCCGGTGTTCGCCTCTGCTTCTCGCAGCACGCGACCCGGGGCACAGTACTTTCAGCGGCTGAGACGATTCCCTCGCGAACCTGGCACTGGGCAGGCACGTAGACCCGGTCCAGATCGCCGGCCGGGCGCGTGTGCCGGCAGCTACGCCCGACTGGCCATGGTGCACGTGGTGGTCGTCCCGACGAGCCGGACCGCGGCGCCCAGGCGCGCCGTTCGTACCGCTGTCAGGCCGCAGCGTTCCCGAGGCCTGACAGCGAGGTCACCGAAGCTCGTCCTCGTCGGCCAACTGAGCGACACGGAGCCCCAACTCGGTGCGGTAGCAGCGGAAGCGCGGCCCGAGCACACCCGAACTGCCGTCGTGGGGCTGGACCACTCCTTCGTCGTCGCGGTACTCGGCCAGCCCCACGGCAGCGAGGCCGTCCTTCGTGACCCAGTTGACCCGGGTGGTGAACGCCCCGTCTTCCGCGACCCGCTCCGTGAGGGTGCGCCACTGAGCTGCGGTGAGCGCCGCCCGCCGGCCCGCCAAGGTGATCCGCCAGGTGCCGTCCGCATGGGCAAGAGCCTCTGCGCTGGCGAGGCGGAACCCGTCGCGATCCTCGCGGTAGATGAAGCCCGCCTCGAGCATTGCCTTCAGCAGCCGCGCGGACACCGTCACGGGAAGATGCCCATGCGGATCGGCGGAGGCGGCCTTGAGATGCCTGGTCTCGGCGGCGGTGGCCTGTCTCGGGGCCTTTGACATGGAGTCCTCCTTCTACGTAGCTGACGGAGACGCAGCGGACGGTCCGCGCCGAAGGGCGCGTGACCGGCCGAACGCCTACGGTTGCGCCCGCGGCCAGGAAAGAAGAGCGCGGTACTGCGCATCACGGGCACGATGACGGCCCGCGCGCGAGGTGCGGCGCTCCTGCTGGAACCGCGACTGTGCGACTTCGGTATCGGTGGAGTCATGCAGGGCTGGCCCTGGAGACGGCCCTTGACGACAAGGCCGACGGGCCCGCCCAGGGGGATGGGCGGGCCCGTCGCAGGAAGCCGTCCGGTGGGCGTAGGGGGCACCGGACGGCGGGCTGGGGGTCAGCATGCGAAGCTCCGCAGAGCCTGCCCGCTTGACCCCTTTACATTATCTCACGGACACAGTATGCGGCAACTAAAAAGGGTCGGATGCCCGGTGGTGGAGGCGCGAAGTGTCGCTCGCGCCGTCGCCAGAAGCCGGAGGGTCGGGTGCGGGGTCCGGGGCGGGGGTTGCCTGGAAGCG contains:
- a CDS encoding nuclease-related domain-containing protein, encoding MPTRPKRRSGAGASAQAMADSIRATERRRQHRTAAWAIPLMVAPVALAAGYFAACVTNWQAGTAVALVTVVLALRRIYRTKGSTWATGAAGERRTRWILAPLVWFGLGRWAVLHDRQIPRSRANLDHLVLGKCGPVYVDTKTWKAKNAKVHMRGGTLWYGRHPQQKTLETVQWEASRAAEVLGHRVQAVVAVHHAAVPPGGLVSHGVTIIQSTELRRFLRALPKEPGWDRARVRQAALLAEQHLRPAA
- a CDS encoding ATP-grasp domain-containing protein, whose translation is MTIAIVDGYSTGAALARRLHSLDQPCIHVRSQPHVSGYLRRSFDPDSYITDLGHDPDLQAVAHRLRELGATRITAGAESGVTLAERLSLLLGLPTNSAEHIAARRDKHLMAQAVAAAGLATPQATLATTPGEAAAWFQASGLPAAVVKPLSSAGTDNVTFCSTALQVETASAAVLAARTVFGEPNRAVLVQERLRGPEFYINTVSYDGHHRVAEIWRYVKQVGADSTPLYDYEEPVEATTQIAKTLRHFTFAVLDALGIRSTPAHTEVMLTSRGPVLIETGARLGGATQPDIVERYSGVSQTALTAATLLDPQHLLDFQDTHTTWSATVRNVEFVNHRHGPADARAAQRIARLPSAVAVVSAVEPGEQIAPTADLLTSPGYAYLAADERSAVERDYARLRRWERQGLHTV